In the Diospyros lotus cultivar Yz01 chromosome 13, ASM1463336v1, whole genome shotgun sequence genome, gtgaaaaattaggttttactcgattttgtcaaaactttgttaatcctagttttaaatcaattcctagaaatactttgaaaaggaatttgttaaaattgtttaaaaactcaaaaattgaattgataacatattttcaaaacaataatattaatgtttctatttgtagtgatatttggagtgatcattggcaaactcattcatatatgggtattacttgtcattggattgatgaaaattatgttttacaaaaaagaattcttgcgtatcgatgttttgatgaaagtcataatgctgaaaatatttgtagattaattcaacaaattttacaagaatatagattagttaatagaattttttcaatttcttttgataatgcatcggctaatactgcttctattaatgaattgaaaagaatttgccaaccaaattttggtggaagattttttcaggttagatgtgcatgtcatgttttaaatttatgtgttcaagatggtattaagtcacttaattcttatttagatccaattagaaatgttatttcttatatttgggtacaccctcgaactgcaaaagcatgggcacatttttggacctccaatggtcaaaccccaaaacgtttttcaaaagatgtccctactcgttggaactcaacttttaaattacttaatcaatcttttgaatataaagatttattgtgttcttttgcagcaaattatattccacaatatcctatttttccaactatgtggaatgtttgtagttcaattttgaatatcttacgaatttttaatgatgctactcatacacttagtagtgtttataaaccaacttcacatcaatttttaatagaagcaatgaatgtggccggtgtattaatggaaggaattaatgttgaagaaatttgtcatgctgttttagaaatgagagaaaaatggttacgttattatcaatttattcctgaaatttttcttgttactatggtatttgatcctaggtgtaaatttgatggtttaattgagtgtttgtctaactattattcgttgttaggattagaaaataatgaagaaattgatgtgaatattataatttctaaggttagaactttatgcaatcaattatatgaagcatatgttattgctcctagtagtgaagaatcatttccatccatggctccgcattcctcttcctcccaaccaatgaaatgaggtcataaatttttagatcaaaggaggaaaaaacctagattgagctcacattcggagctcgaaacttatctaaccacagtttttgagtttggtgatgatacaggtttaaattttgaaattttggagtggtggaaaaggcacaaggagacatttccaactcttgcaattattgcaagtcaacttcttgcagttccagcttcaactgtagccgttgaacaaacattcagtagtggaggcaacattttggacgaaagaagatcaagattggctccagaatcattggaagctcaagtttgcctcgatgattgggaaagagctaacatgcgacgtcaagaagaacttatccattcatcatcatctgacgaatgggttaatgatggttcaacaacggcgacttccgactccaatgaagatgcgtaggatccaagtccatattttattttttttcacatttgtaaaaattaattacttgtattacatttttgttgtaattattttttaatgaaattaagtctaattctattttttattttttatttttcacatttgtaaaaattaattacttgtattacatacttgtttagttgttttaattatttttaatgaaattattacttatatttcttcaatttttagtagtgtttttttattaaaaatatggttgagaatatttatatttacaattacatttaacaattaaaaatcgaaaccaaaccgaaccaaacaacggaacaaggaccaaaattgaatacaacaatatttaaaaaaaattaaaaaaattcggtttgaaccggaaccggaaccgttgaccgaaccggctcaaaccgttgaccgaaccggtccaaaccgttgaccgaaccggcacgaactggaaccgaaaccgaaccgtcccaaaccgccctctGGCgattcggttcaggttcaaagattttttgaaccggaaccggcggttcatgaaccgtggccatgtctacaTAGAATGCAAGCTGGATATTTCATGAGAATTAAACATTGCATTAATCGAATTATCTATGTCAAGATTTTCCAAATGACAATCTTGGGAATTCGAGCCACTAACTGAAAGGATATATATTTTGATCTTCTTGCATTAAAAAACAGACCCTGTTAGCCCTCATGAACACCTACTTGACTAAGGAGATAATGGCCGACACTCGACTTTGAAGGAACAGGGATGGGAGAAGACCCACCATCCACTAGTCCCTTACTAGTAGGAGCACATTGAGACCCAATGGGTTTTGGAACAATTAAggctaattttatttctataaattagttaaaaatgaaaataccaTATTTATCCTTGAATAAAGAAAGTAGTGCTAATTGATGATTTGAGAGGGGAAAAAAAACTGTAATTACTAACCTTGATTAGACTGTAAACCTAagtaaaatcttaatttatctttaatttaagtaaaatcCTTGAATAAAATgggaattttcttttatttaaaattcattaaagtCGGACTTccccacccccccacccccctctATTTTCCCTTCTTAAATCACCAATTGGAGCCATTTTCCTTCACTTAACGTAggtttggtatttttttatttttaattaatttattataataataaaatttaatattaattgaaaatttgtgattattgtcatttttcAACGTacatacaaatttaattttccaTAAGATCCAAAATTAAGTGTGGAGTgttacaaattttaaaagaattgaacACATTTTAGTGTTTTCATTAGAGTTGGCATTACATTGATGTTGATGATTCCCTTAATAATTTCCAGCTCTCGTATAGATTAGGGACCAACCAACACCATATATCTAATTTTCACTACTATTTTCGGATTAATGGGGACAATTGAGGACTGTTTGCATTTACCTTCTACCACCACAAATTAACACATTAATCACATGATTTAACTAATTAAgcataaataaatgataaaagactaaaatatataaaagaaagtaCGTAATCATATATATAAGAGCTAGTGTTGGAAAACCAAAGAATATAAACAacgaaagaaaaaatataattgagaaaaaatcaaatctatttcactaaaataaaattctacaGAAGAATTTACATAAACGAAATTAATTCTCTATTTACAAAAATTCTCAATCTTTCTAGATACGCTCTAGTTTGGGAATTCTCTTAAATTGGGATAATACCATACACAAGAACGGAGAAGCTATTTATAAGGGAGACTTACTGatgccaaattaattaattatgctaAGGCAGGACTTGATTTTCAAATCAGATTCAGGTCAAACGCGACCACTCACTcacatggtttaaatcaggacatttttctctctatatataatatacaaacaATGCAATTAATTAATGCCGTTTAAAGAAGgtatttagataaataattaattgttaaaccGTGGGAATTAAGCGTTATTATGAAGCATTCTTGAGAAGTTCAATGATTCATTTAATTGTGGAATAATAATATCTTATGATTTATATGctggattaattaaaaaaaagtatgattattattattaaactaattaatgcGCTTGCTTAATTTCAAACATAAAAGAAGGCACTTGGGGTCAGGTGGGTAGGTACGtatataaaatgaattttacatTCCTTGACACGTGtgacatttttttcaaaagattGAAAGACACGtggcaaaaaaaaatatttgatcagGGTTGAAGGCCAGGCCATGACTGAAGAAGCCAACGTTCGAAATTCTGTATGCACGGCGGTAACagataataatgaaaaaaaaaaaaagatgcccGCTAGCTAGCcggattttattttatttttccaatttatGTGTCCAGctttctatatataaataataataagccCACGTTCAAAAGCTCTGTGGTCTGAGTTGTTGCCATCTCCTTTATCTCTCTGCACTAATTCTCGAGAATGGAGGGGCAGAAGCTCAttgtcttcctctccttcttctgtcttctcctcttctcttttctACCAGGTAATTAACTATGCGTAGAGCTTGCAGACTTGCAGTTTGTTTGTTCGTTCGTTCGTTTTACTGTTGAATTGTTATCTGTAGGCTAATAATTTGTACCAAgttcatatgtatatataggtggGCAAGCTTCTTCTCACGCCGCCGCCCATGGCGGCCGCCTTCACCGTTTTCATCCAAAAAAGATCTTTGTGTTCGGCGACTCCTACTCCGACACAGGCAACACCCCAAAATCTGACTCCAGCGCCTGGAAGGTTCCCTACGGCACCACCTTTCCCGGAAAACCAGCAGGCCGTTTCTCCGACGGTCGTATTCTCATCGATCTCCTCGGTACTCCCCCTgcctgcctctctctctctctctctgtcaaGAAATTATTTTGACGCCTCGTACTCACAACATTTGTTTCTTTCTCGTCTGTTCGTACAAAACTTCGAATAATTACCGAATCTGGTTTGGATGCAGCAAGGGCGTTGGGGTTGAGGTCTCCGGTTCCGTACAAATGGATGAAGTACGCACCGGATAGGTTGTTGAAGTACGGGATGAACTTCGCGCATGGCGGGACCGGCGTGTTTGAAACACTGAGTACCGGGCCGAACTTGACGGCGCAGATCCATCAACTGAGCTCGCTCGTGAATAATGGTTCTGTCTTCACAACGGAGGACTTGCAATCGGCGTTGGCTCTCGTCACCGTCGCCGGCAACGATTACAGTGCTTACCTCGCCAAAGGCGGCTCTCTTCAGGTACACATAAACATAATgaattactcatttaaaataagaatatgCTTGGTTGGTTCAGATCCATCGCTCTAATTAAGTTATGGCTCTGGatcccaaataaaatatataataatctgTCAAGTTACAAGTAAACTGGATGAAGAAGCCAAATcatcatgtatatatacatatttatatatatattatatttcttgAGACACTTCTATAAGCTTCATtatataattatcttaattaaacACTCGAATGATGTGACTGGAATGGATTCTTGTTGAAGGATGTATACCAAATGCAAGAGCATATTtcttatgaataaaatattcatgcagttttataaatgaattaatatttaagTACTGATCTGAGTTCTTAAAATGAGCTAGGTTGTCCATCTCACAGGTGTCCAtattataattcaattttatataaataaacacgAAGATGTTATATCATTTCTAAATATTacattttatatagaaaaatctatttataatgtactattataaaaagaaatcacAACGTGGGTTTTAGCAGCTGTATTTTCCCCTTCAAGAAATCAATATTTGTCTTTTTATGGGATTCATGGCTCTCCAATGATGGAACATGTTgtcagctatatatatatatataagccaaACAATATTGTGAGGTATATTTcgtaacaattttttatttttattataatttcagtCTCTTTTCTTTGTCCATCATATtctattaaagaaaaatcacataagatatacattaatataaaatttaaaaccacTTTATATTATGggatttatgttaattttaatattatcaaaactaattcagatttatgttattAATGACTTGTAGTGTAATTTTCCCTATacatgcatgtgtgtgtgtgtgtgtgcctatatatatacatataagggAATGTGGTTTCCTGACTGATAAGATATGTGTATTTGGACTTTTCTATCTTTCTGTCATGAGATAAAGATTTGTTACAGAGGTTTTGGATCTTACGATGAGTCATAGCTAGCTCctctaaataattataatattgtaGGAAGCGTTTGGTGgcgcacatatatacatatgataCCATTTCTACCTAATGATGCCCTAATTAATAGCATTTTAATAAGTAATTCTACGTCTTGGAAAGACTGACTTGTAATTATAACTTCGATAAGGTTAACATCACAATAATGTTGAACATGCATGTATAACATCACAATAATGTTGAGCATGTAGGTTAAGCAGCACCACATGCATGGATCCACGTtgctgtttatttattttggattagaTTGTATATGATAATGATTTAGACGCTGATCTTAATCAACTTTCAGTATTGATTGGATCAGAGATTTAACAATAGAATGAAAATGAATGGAGTGATCAGAGTATATAATTAATAGGTGACAAATTAATAACCATTAATTAACAAATGATGAAACGAGctaggaaaagaagaaaacccGCCATCTCAATGATTGGTTTGATGGA is a window encoding:
- the LOC127788254 gene encoding GDSL esterase/lipase At5g03610-like translates to MEGQKLIVFLSFFCLLLFSFLPGGQASSHAAAHGGRLHRFHPKKIFVFGDSYSDTGNTPKSDSSAWKVPYGTTFPGKPAGRFSDGRILIDLLARALGLRSPVPYKWMKYAPDRLLKYGMNFAHGGTGVFETLSTGPNLTAQIHQLSSLVNNGSVFTTEDLQSALALVTVAGNDYSAYLAKGGSLQDLPPFITSVVNQLAVNLKSIHAMGLKRVAVGALQPLGCLPTITFANSFQQCNSTVNAAVDFHNSLLQQAVAKLNNDSHSNSSYFIIDLHSPFISVLNKTGNGDDQFETPLKPCCLGVSAEYSCGSVDKEGAKMYRECSNPEAAFFWDLFHPTQAGWNAVFQLLKSNLLGRI